From Brassica oleracea var. oleracea cultivar TO1000 chromosome C3, BOL, whole genome shotgun sequence, a single genomic window includes:
- the LOC106333377 gene encoding Golgi to ER traffic protein 4 homolog isoform X2, which yields MSRERTRRELPPVQEHIDKLKKVVEEGNYYGALQMYKSISARYVTAQRFSEALDILFSGSCLELEHGLVNCGADLALLFVDTLVKSKSPCNDETLDRIRCMFKLFPRVPVPPHLVDVSDDEDVHNLQESLGDARSRVENLTSFLRAAIKWSAEFGGPSTGYPELHAMLADYLYTECPELDMVRISRHFVRAEDPEKFASTLINFMGRCYPGEDDLAIARAVLMYLSMGNMKDANLIMDEIKKQAEAKHPELSESDLIQFTSYLLETLQRDALPLFNMLRVRYKSCIDREPLLNELLDEIAQRFYGVQRKNPMEGMFGDIFKMMG from the exons ATGTCGAGAGAGAGGACCAGACGTGAATTACCTCCCGTTCAAGAG CATATTGATAAGTTGAAGAAAGTGGTAGAGGAAGGCAATTACTATGGAGCCTTGCAGATGTACAAATCCATCAGTGCCAG ATATGTTACGGCTCAGAGATTCTCTGAAGCTCTTGATATACTCTTCTCTGGGTCATGCCTTGAACTAGAGCACGGCCTG GTGAATTGTGGGGCGGACCTTGCTCTTTTGTTTGTTGACACACTTGTTAAATCCAAGTCACCTTGCAATGATGAAACTCTTG ATCGAATCAGGTGTATGTTCAAGTTGTTTCCTAGGGTTCCTGTACCACCTCATTTGGTAGATGTGAGCGATGATGAAGATGTCCATAATCTTCAAGAATCTCTTGGGGATGCTAGATCACGTGTTGAAAACTTGACCTCCTTCTTGAGAGCTGCTATAAA ATGGTCTGCAGAGTTTGGAGGCCCAAGTACTGGATACCCTGAGTTGCATGCTATGCTGGCTGATTATCTTTACACCGAGTGTCCTGAACTT GACATGGTTCGAATATCACGGCATTTTGTTAGAGCCGAGGACCCTGAGAAGTTTGCATCTACGCTGATCAACTTCATGGGAAGG TGTTATCCTGGTGAAGATGACCTTGCAATAGCACGAGCAGTTCTCAT GTACTTATCTATGGGTAACATGAAAGATGCAAATTTGATAATGGATGAGATTAAGAAACAAGCAGAAGCAAAACATCCTGAGCTCTCAGAATCAGACCTTATCCAATTTACCTCATATCTTCTGGAAAC GTTGCAGAGGGATGCATTGCCTCTTTTCAATATGTTAAGAGTAAGGTATAAGTCTTGCATAGATAGAGAACCACTGCTCAACGAG TTGCTGGACGAGATTGCACAGAGATTTTACGGTGTGCAGCGTAAGAATCCTATGGAAGGAATGTTTGGAGACATATTCAAG ATGATGGGCTAA
- the LOC106333377 gene encoding Golgi to ER traffic protein 4 homolog isoform X1: MSRERTRRELPPVQEHIDKLKKVVEEGNYYGALQMYKSISARYVTAQRFSEALDILFSGSCLELEHGLVNCGADLALLFVDTLVKSKSPCNDETLDRIRCMFKLFPRVPVPPHLVDVSDDEDVHNLQESLGDARSRVENLTSFLRAAIKWSAEFGGPSTGYPELHAMLADYLYTECPELDMVRISRHFVRAEDPEKFASTLINFMGRCYPGEDDLAIARAVLMYLSMGNMKDANLIMDEIKKQAEAKHPELSESDLIQFTSYLLETLQRDALPLFNMLRVRYKSCIDREPLLNELLDEIAQRFYGVQRKNPMEGMFGDIFKSFCSCVDDGLRKEIEGNNTLYLAMF; encoded by the exons ATGTCGAGAGAGAGGACCAGACGTGAATTACCTCCCGTTCAAGAG CATATTGATAAGTTGAAGAAAGTGGTAGAGGAAGGCAATTACTATGGAGCCTTGCAGATGTACAAATCCATCAGTGCCAG ATATGTTACGGCTCAGAGATTCTCTGAAGCTCTTGATATACTCTTCTCTGGGTCATGCCTTGAACTAGAGCACGGCCTG GTGAATTGTGGGGCGGACCTTGCTCTTTTGTTTGTTGACACACTTGTTAAATCCAAGTCACCTTGCAATGATGAAACTCTTG ATCGAATCAGGTGTATGTTCAAGTTGTTTCCTAGGGTTCCTGTACCACCTCATTTGGTAGATGTGAGCGATGATGAAGATGTCCATAATCTTCAAGAATCTCTTGGGGATGCTAGATCACGTGTTGAAAACTTGACCTCCTTCTTGAGAGCTGCTATAAA ATGGTCTGCAGAGTTTGGAGGCCCAAGTACTGGATACCCTGAGTTGCATGCTATGCTGGCTGATTATCTTTACACCGAGTGTCCTGAACTT GACATGGTTCGAATATCACGGCATTTTGTTAGAGCCGAGGACCCTGAGAAGTTTGCATCTACGCTGATCAACTTCATGGGAAGG TGTTATCCTGGTGAAGATGACCTTGCAATAGCACGAGCAGTTCTCAT GTACTTATCTATGGGTAACATGAAAGATGCAAATTTGATAATGGATGAGATTAAGAAACAAGCAGAAGCAAAACATCCTGAGCTCTCAGAATCAGACCTTATCCAATTTACCTCATATCTTCTGGAAAC GTTGCAGAGGGATGCATTGCCTCTTTTCAATATGTTAAGAGTAAGGTATAAGTCTTGCATAGATAGAGAACCACTGCTCAACGAG TTGCTGGACGAGATTGCACAGAGATTTTACGGTGTGCAGCGTAAGAATCCTATGGAAGGAATGTTTGGAGACATATTCAAG TCTTTCTGTTCTTGTGTAGATGATGGGCTAAGGAAGGAGATAGAAGGCAATAATACTCTGTATTTGGCGATGTTCTAA
- the LOC106335022 gene encoding uncharacterized protein LOC106335022 produces the protein MSRGGRRTHTKFSFGVVRLVLSVGVLACVYQSVQPPPPKMFTAVTSPRIKLRDGRHLAYKELGAPREETKFKMIYIHGFDSCMHDSFFFHNLSPALLEELKICIVSFDRPGYGESDPDPNRTPRSIAFDIEELADGLGLGPKFSVIGFSMGGQIIWSCLHYIPHRLGGAAMVAPVVNYWWRNLPAKLSKEALSLMLPRDQWMLRVAHYAPWLTSWWNTQRWFSIASYISCDPNILSFQDKEIFSRLGYNDLNQVSRTFSYSILKFTNIMKQVSLVYHEVAFCFWKAYARKQGEYESLHRDLMIGYGHWEFDPLDVQNPFMNSNGSVHLWHGDEDMFVAVSLQRFIISKLPWVRYHELTGSGHFFPSLMVDEIVKTLFVGED, from the exons ATGTCCAGAGGAGGAAGACGAACCCACACCAAGTTTTCCTTTG GTGTTGTGAGATTGGTTTTGTCGGTTGGAGTTTTAGCATGTGTTTATCAGTCGGTTCAACCTCCACCGCCGAAGATGTTCACCGCCGTGACATCACCGAGGATCAAACTGAGAGATGGAAGGCATTTGGCATACAAAGAACTCGGAGCTCCCAGAGAGGAAACCAAGTTCAAGATGATTTATATCCACGGCTTTGATTCTTGTATGCACGACTCATTTTTCTTCCACAACTTGTCGCCAGCTCTTTTGGAGGAACTCAAGATATGCATAGTATCATTTGACCGACCTGGTTATGGAGAGAGTGATCCTGACCCGAACCGGACACCAAGAAGCATAGCATTTGATATAGAAGAGCTTGCTGATGGGTTAGGACTAGGACCAAAGTTCTCTGTCATTGGCTTCTCTATGGGAGGTCAAATCATTTGGTCTTGTCTTCACTATATTCCTCACAG GTTAGGTGGAGCGGCGATGGTAGCGCCCGTAGTTAACTACTGGTGGAGAAACTTGCCTGCAAAATTGTCTAAGGAAGCTTTATCTCTAATGCTTCCTCGAGACCAGTGGATGCTTAGAGTGGCTCATTATGCACCTTGGCTTACTTCCTGGTGGAACACACAGAGATGGTTCTCAATCGCTAGCTACATTTCATGTGACCCCAACATCCTCTCGTTTCAGGACAAGGAAATCTTCTCTAGGCTCGGTTACAATGACCTGAATCAGGTTTCAAGAACATTCTCATATTCTATCCTAAAGTTTACAAACATAATGAAACAAGTCTCTTTGGTATACCATGAAGTTGCGTTTTGTTTTTGGAAGGCATACGCAAGGAAGCAAGGAGAATATGAAAGTCTACACAGAGACTTGATGATTGGATATGGTCATTGGGAGTTTGATCCATTAGACGTTCAAAATCCGTTTATGAACAGTAATGGCTCAGTCCACCTTTGGCATGGCGATGAAGATATGTTTGTGGCAGTGTCGCTTCAACGTTTTATCATCTCAAAACTTCCGTGGGTTCGATACCATGAACTGACTGGCTCAGGCCATTTCTTTCCTTCTCTTATGGTTGATGAGATTGTCAAGACACTTTTTGTTGGAGAAGACTAG
- the LOC106335021 gene encoding programmed cell death protein 4, translated as MASDEGMLTDGQWKKLEVATLKNAENLSSSPKSHPLFADLNIKSPTGGKGPVAGFPFRHVRRSHSGKHIRVKKEGAGGKGTWGKLLDTDLDCFLDKNDPNYDSGEGAYDELVDSPVSDPLDDYKKAVVSIIEEYFTTGDVKVAASDLRELGSSEYHPYFTKRLVSMAMDRHDKEKEMASVLLSALYADVILPDQIRDGFIRLLRSVDDLAVDIPDAVNVLALFIARAIVDEILPPVFLARSKKNLPVSSKGFQVIVTAEKSYLSAPHHAELVERKWGGSTHTTVEETKKKISEILKEYVENGDTYEACRCIRELGVTFFHHEVVKRALVLAMESQAAEPLILRLLNEAAEEGLISSSQMVKGFNRVAESLDDLALDIPSARKLFDSIVPKAISGGWLDDSFKVNSDQDGRESSQDDKLRQYKKDTVNIIQEYFLSDDIPELIRSLEDLATPEYNPVFLKKLITLALDKKNREKEMASVLLSSLHMELFSTEDFINGFIMLLESAEDTALDIMDASNELALFLARAVIDDVLAPLNLEEISTKLPPKSTGTETVRSARSLISARHAGERLLRSWGGGSGWIVEDAKDKILKLLEEYEMGGVTSEACQCIRDLGMPFFNHEVVKKALVMAMEKKNDGLLNLLEECFGEGLITMNQMTKGFGRVKDSLDDLSLDIPNAREKLELYVGRAMDNGWILPEFAMSDE; from the exons ATGGCATCGGATGAGGGTATGTTGACGGACGGGCAGTGGAAGAAACTGGAGGTAGCAACTCTGAAGAACGCTGAAAACTTGTCATCGTCGCCAAAGTCTCATCCTTTATTTGCTGATTTGAACATTAAGTCTCCCACTGGTGGCAAAGGACCCGTAGCTGGGTTCCCTTTTAGACATGTGCGTCGGAGTCACTCTGGGAAACATATCCGTGTTAAGAAAG AGGGTGCTGGTGGTAAAGGAACTTGGGGAAAGCTTCTTGACACTGATCTTGACTGCTTTCTCGATAAAAACGATCCCAATTACGATAGTGGAGAG GGAGCATATGATGAACTTGTTGATTCACCTGTATCAGACCCCTTGGATGATTACAAAAAGGCTGTAGTTTCCATCATCGAAGAGTACTTCACCACCGGTGATGTGAAAGTGGCGGCGTCTGACCTCAGGGAGCTTGGTTCGAGTGAATATCATCCTTACTTCACCAAGCGGCTTGTCTCCATGGCCATGGACAGGCACGACAAGGAGAAGGAAATGGCTTCGGTCTTACTCTCTGCCTTGTATGCTGATGTCATTTTACCTGATCAGATCAGGGATGGGTTTATAAGACTTCTCAGATCCGTTGATGACCTTGCGGTGGACATACCTGATGCTGTTAACGTCCTCGCGTTGTTCATTGCCCGGGCCATCGTTGATGAAATCCTCCCTCCGGTTTTTCTAGCGAGATCTAAGAAGAATCTTCCAGTGTCTTCAAAAGGCTTCCAGGTTATTGTAACCGCGGAGAAGAGCTATCTCTCGGCTCCTCACCACGCGGAGCTAGTGGAGAGAAAATGGGGAGGTAGCACTCACACTACCGTAGAAGAAACGAAGAAGAAGATATCCGAAATCTTGAAGGAATACGTAGAAAACGGAGACACATACGAAGCGTGTAGATGCATCAGAGAATTAGGCGTCACGTTCTTCCATCACGAGGTGGTGAAGAGAGCTTTGGTTCTTGCTATGGAGTCTCAAGCAGCCGAGCCGCTCATACTAAGGCTCTTGAACGAAGCTGCTGAAGAAGGTCTGATCAGTTCGAGTCAAATGGTGAAAGGGTTCAACCGAGTTGCAGAGTCTCTCGATGACCTTGCTCTAGACATCCCATCTGCTAGAAAGCTGTTTGATTCGATAGTTCCCAAGGCTATCTCTGGAGGCTGGCTTGATGATTCTTTCAAGGTAAACTCTGATCAAGATGGAAGAGAATCAAGCCAAGACGATAAGCTAAGACAGTACAAGAAGGATACAGTGAATATAATTCAAGAATATTTCTTATCAGATGACATTCCTGAGCTAATCCGCAGTCTTGAAGATTTAGCAACGCCTGAGTACAACCCTGTGTTTCTAAAGAAGCTTATAACTCTTGCTCTAGACAAGAAGAACAGAGAAAAGGAAATGGCTTCGGTTCTTCTTTCTTCTCTTCACATGGAGTTATTCTCAACAGAAGATTTCATAAACGGTTTCATCATGCTCCTTGAATCAGCAGAAGACACAGCTTTAGACATCATGGACGCATCAAACGAGCTCGCTCTGTTTCTAGCTAGAGCTGTAATCGATGACGTCTTAGCTCCGCTTAACCTCGAGGAGATCTCAACCAAGCTACCTCCGAAATCAACCGGAACCGAAACAGTTCGCTCAGCACGGTCTCTCATCTCAGCAAGACACGCAGGGGAGAGGCTGCTGAGAAGCTGGGGCGGTGGGAGCGGGTGGATAGTGGAAGATGCAAAAGACAAGATCTTGAAACTTTTGGAGGAATACGAAATGGGAGGAGTAACATCAGAGGCTTGTCAGTGTATCCGTGATCTAGGGATGCCGTTTTTTAACCACGAGGTGGTGAAGAAAGCTTTGGTGATGGCGATGGAGAAGAAGAACGATGGGTTGCTGAATCTGCTTGAGGAATGTTTTGGTGAAGGGTTGATTACAATGAACCAAATGACAAAAGGGTTTGGTCGTGTTAAAGACAGCCTTGATGACTTGTCGCTTGATATACCTAACGCGAGAGAGAAGTTGGAGTTGTATGTTGGTCGTGCCATGGACAATGGCTGGATCCTTCCTGAGTTTGCAATGAGTGATGAGTGA
- the LOC106335147 gene encoding probable pectate lyase 22 has product MNTMLNSSHALFSLIFLYCIFFSSLALSSPVSDPELIVDEVHRKINESISRRNLGYFSCETGNPIDDCWRCDKDWEKNRKRLADCGIGFGKNAIGGRDGEIYVVTDPGNDDPVNPKPGTLRYAVIQDEPLWIIFNRDMTIQLKEELIMNSFKTLDGRGASVHIAGGPCITIQYVTNIIIHGLHIHDCKQGGNTYVRDSPEHYGWRTISDGDGVSIFGGSHVWVDHCSLSNCNDGLIDAIRGSTAITISNNYLTHHNKVMLLGHSDTYEQDKNMQVTIAFNHFGEGLVQRMPRCRHGYFHVANNDYTHWEMYAIGGSANPTINSQGNRFLAPDDSFSKEVTKHEDAPESEWSHWNWRSEGDLMLNGAFFTLSGAGPTKSSSYSRASSLAARPSSNVGEITLSSGALSCKKGSHC; this is encoded by the exons ATGAACACAATGTTAAATTCCTCACATGCATTATTTTCACTTATCTTTCTCTACTGCATTTTCTTCTCCTCACTCGCTTTGTCCTCGCCAGTTTCCGACCCCGAGCTCATCGTTGACGAAGTCCACAG GAAAATAAACGAGTCTATATCAAGAAGGAACTTAGGATACTTTTCGTGTGAGACCGGTAATCCAATCGATGATTGTTGGCGATGCGACAAAGACTGGGAGAAAAACCGGAAACGGTTAGCTGATTGCGGAATCGGTTTTGGAAAAAACGCAATTGGTGGTCGCGATGGTGAAATTTACGTGGTCACCGATCCAGGTAACGATGATCCAGTAAACCCTAAACCGGGAACACTGAGATACGCAGTCATTCAAGATGAACCTCTTTGGATCATATTCAACCGAGACATGACGATCCAACTAAAAGAAGAACTCATAATGAACTCCTTCAAAACCCTAGACGGACGAGGAGCCTCCGTACATATCGCTGGTGGGCCGTGTATAACCATACAATACGTGACAAACATCATCATCCACGGTTTACACATACATGATTGTAAGCAAGGTGGGAACACCTACGTACGAGATTCTCCAGAGCACTACGGGTGGCGGACGATATCCGACGGTGACGGTGTTTCGATTTTCGGTGGGAGCCACGTGTGGGTTGATCATTGCTCGTTATCGAATTGTAACGATGGGTTGATTGATGCGATCCGTGGGTCGACGGCTATAACGATTTCTAATAATTATTTGACGCATCACAATAAGGTTATGTTATTGGGACATAGTGATACGTATGAACAAGACAAGAATATGCAAGTCACTATCGCTTTTAACCATTTTGGAGAAGGCCTCGTCCAACGAATGCCAAG GTGTCGACATGGATATTTCCATGTGGCGAACAATGACTATACACATTGGGAAATGTATGCAATTGGAGGAAGTGCTAATCCTACCATCAACTCTCAAGGCAACCGTTTTCTTGCTCCTGATGACTCTTTTAGCAAAGAG GTAACAAAGCATGAGGACGCTCCCGAAAGCGAATGGAGTCATTGGAATTGGAGATCCGAAGGAGATCTAATGCTTAACGGTGCATTCTTTACACTTTCTGGAGCTGGACCAACTAAATCGTCAAGCTATTCGAGAGCCTCAAGCCTAGCTGCTAGACCGTCTTCTAATGTTGGTGAGATAACTCTATCATCTGGTGCACTCAGCTGCAAAAAGGGTTCCCACTGCTGA
- the LOC106335146 gene encoding BRCA1-associated protein, with protein sequence MRIAVTVYRPSLNHRFSRIPACVISETMFVLRVHSVDSEQPISIEDEESGFSFAPSRRSQRPDKLVPSLKLTERKGLIHLYRNSSHSSLPNPSSRSTTLFVVAVPNYLSSLDFIRFCDSQIEHVSQILFIRNDAMEDRYSVLITLSDQAGADGFHKNLNGRKYAPSEAEVCHILYVLTVEHTEFDELAASSPVGFTELPTCPICLERLDPDTSGILSTLCDHSFQCSCTSKWTYLSCQVCRLCQQQDDIISCSICGKTDNVWACLVCGFLGCGRYKEGHSIRHWKETHHCYSLDLRTQQIWDYVGDNYVHRLNHSKIDGKSVEMNSRCLSHEGDCGLCECSEDTGISGAIFNSKVDSIVTEYNDLLASQLRAQRQYYESLIVEARSKQESSIAEAVEQTVVKKMQELQNEIEKCEEEKTEITEVNRKLIKEQDTWRKKTKEIEEREAALIGSKDETIVDLEEQIRDIRVFVEAQKTLKNMSSDSDGIREGTVLPVPINQEPVRRQKKKSNRRK encoded by the exons ATGAGAATAGCCGTCACCGTGTATCGCCCGTCATTGAACCACCGCTTCTCGCGAATTCCGGCTTGCGTGATCTCAGAGACGATGTTCGTCCTTAGAGTTCATTCCGTTGACTCGGAGCAGCCAATCTCCATCGAAGACGAAGAATCCGGCTTCAGCTTCGCGCCGTCGAGGAGATCTCAGCGTCCCGATAAGCTCGTTCCATCTCTCAAACTCACCGAACGCAAAGGTCTCATCCATCTCTACCGAAACTCTTCGCACAGCTCCCTCCCAAACCCTAGCTCCCGATCAACCACTCTCTTCGTCGTCGCTGTCCCCAATTACCTCTCCTCCCTCGATTTCATCCGCTTCTGTGATTCCCAAATCGAACATGTCTCTCAGATCCTCTTCATCAG GAACGATGCAATGGAAGATCGGTATAGTGTTTTGATCACACTTTCGGATCAAGCGGGAGCAGATGGGTTCCACAAGAACTTGAATGGGAGAAAGTATGCTCCTTCTGAG GCTGAGGTTTGCCATATTCTCTATGTACTTACGGTGGAACACACTGAGTTCGATGAGCTTGCTGCTTCTTCGCCTGTTGGATTCACCGAGTTGCCTACTTGCCCAATATGTCTTG AGCGATTAGATCCTGATACTAGTGGCATCCTCAGCACTCTTTGTGATCACTCGTTTCAGTGTTCATGCACTTCGAAATGGACTTATCTCTCCTGTCAG GTTTGTCGATTGTGTCAACAACAAGATGATATAATAAGCTGTTCTATTTGCGGAAAAACAGACAATGTATGGGCGTGCCTTGTCTGTGGCTTCTTAGGTTGTGGAAG ATACAAGGAAGGACACTCTATCAGGCATTGGAAAGAAACGCATCATTGCTATTCTCTTGATTTGCGAACACAGCAAATCTGGGACTATGTTGGTGACAACTATGTTCATCGCTTAAACCATTCAAAAATAGATGGAAAGTCGGTAGAGATGAACAGCCGCTGTCTGTCACACGAAGGGGATTGTGGTCTTTGCGAGTGTAGTGAGGATACAGGGATTAGCGGTGCCATCTTCAACAGCAAAGTCGATTCA ATTGTGACCGAGTATAATGACCTCCTTGCAAGTCAGCTGAGGGCACAGCGACAG TACTATGAATCTCTCATTGTTGAGGCGAGAAGCAAGCAGGAAAGTAGTATTGCCGAAGCAGTTGAGCAGACTGTTGTTAAAAAGATGCAGGAGCTTCAGAATGAGATTGAAAAATGTGAAGAGGAAAAAACTGAAATCACTGAG GTTAACAGAAAGCTTATAAAAGAGCAGGATACTTGGCGGAAGAAGACCAAGGAAATAGAAGAGAG GGAAGCTGCATTGATAGGATCAAAAGACGAGACTATAGTTGATCTTGAAGAACAG ATAAGAGATATAAGGGTGTTTGTTGAAGCCCAGAAAACGTTAAAGAATATGTCATCAGATTCGGATGGTATACGTGAAGGAACCGTCTTACCAGTGCCTATCAACCAGGAGCCAGTTAGAAGGCAGAAGAAGAAGTCCAACCGGAGAAAGTAA
- the LOC106328202 gene encoding BTB/POZ and TAZ domain-containing protein 1 — protein sequence MAITATENDGVSLTTDKISYDLVETDIEIITSGRRRIPAHSGVLAAASPVLANIIEKPRKSHGGSSKRVIKIVGVPCDAVSVFIRFLYSPSLTEKEMESYGIHLLALSHVYMVTHLKQRCTKGVGERVTVENVVDVLQLARLCDAPGLCLKCMRLIHSKFKTVEQTEGWKFLQENDPFLELDILQFIDDAESRKKRRRRHRREQNLYMQLSEAMECIEHICTEGCTLVGPSSNLDNNMLKPGPCSAFSTCYGLQLLIRHFAVCKKRVVGKGCIRCKRMIQLLRLHSSICDQSESCRVPLCRQFKQRGEKDKKMVEDTKWNVLVRRVASAKAMSSLSQSKKKKSEVLLKEEAEDFIRIRKTKFF from the exons ATGGCAATAACCGCTACTGAAAACGACGGCGTTTCATTAACCACCGACAAGATTTCGTATGATCTTGTGGAAACTGATATTGAGATCATCACTTCCGGTCGCCGTCGTATCCCAGCACACTCCGGTGTCCTG GCTGCCGCGTCGCCGGTACTAGCGAACATCATCGAGAAGCCGAGGAAAAGCCACGGCGGATCATCGAAGAGAGTCATCAAGATTGTCGGCGTTCCATGCGACGCCGTTTCTGTCTTCATCAGATTCCTCTATTCTCCCAG TTTGACGGAGAAGGAGATGGAAAGTTACGGAATCCATCTACTGGCTCTATCACACGTCTACATGGTGACTCACTTAAAGCAAAGGTGTACGAAAGGCGTCGGCGAGAGAGTGACGGTTGAGAACGTGGTCGATGTTCTCCAGCTAGCTCGGCTTTGCGACGCACCTGGCCTCTGTCTCAAGTGTATGCGTTTGATCCACTCCAAGTTCAAGACCGTTGAACAGACCGAAGGATGGAAGTTTCTTCAAGAAAACGATCCTTTTCTTGAACTCGACATTCTCCAATTCATTGACGACGCTGAATCG AGGAAGAAACGAAGACGGAGACACAGAAGAGAACAGAATCTTTATATGCAATTGAGTGAAGCCATGGAATGTATAGAACACATATGTACCGAAGGTTGCACGTTGGTCGGACCATCGTCCAACTTAGACAACAACATGTTAAAACCCGGTCCATGCAGTGCGTTCTCGACTTGTTACGGACTACAACTTCTGATACGTCACTTTGCAGTTTGCAAGAAACGAGTCGTTGGCAAAGGTTGTATTCGTTGCAAGAGAATGATTCAACTCCTTAGACTTCATTCTTCAATCTGCGACCAATCTGAGTCTTGCCGTGTCCCACTTTGCAG GCAATTTAAGCAAAGAGGAGAAAAGGACAAGAAAATGGTTGAGGACACGAAGTGGAATGTTCTGGTGAGAAGAGTTGCATCTGCTAAAGCTATGTCTTCCTTGTCTCAATCGAAGAAGAAGAAAAGTGAAGTGTTATTAAAAGAAGAAGCAGAAGATTTCATCAGAATCAGGAAGACGAAGTTTTTTTGA